A section of the Deinococcus taeanensis genome encodes:
- a CDS encoding MGMT family protein — MTDSAPPGFRERVLTLVARIPEGRVMTYGQLALLAGQPGAARQAGFVLNSLAGGSDLPWQRVINAQGQVSTHKAGFGDMQENLLRTEGVVFDAQGRCDLSRLQWWPDGDRAAPPPPLL; from the coding sequence ATGACCGACTCCGCCCCGCCCGGCTTCCGTGAGCGCGTCCTGACCCTGGTGGCCCGCATTCCCGAAGGGCGCGTGATGACCTACGGGCAGCTGGCCCTGCTGGCCGGGCAGCCCGGCGCAGCCCGGCAGGCGGGGTTCGTGCTCAACAGCCTTGCCGGCGGCAGCGACCTGCCGTGGCAGCGCGTCATCAACGCGCAGGGCCAGGTCAGCACCCACAAAGCCGGCTTTGGGGACATGCAGGAGAACCTCCTCAGGACCGAAGGTGTCGTGTTTGACGCGCAGGGCCGCTGCGACCTGAGCCGCCTGCAATGGTGGCCCGACGGGGACCGCGCCGCGCCCCCACCCCCCCTGCTGTAA
- a CDS encoding LysR family transcriptional regulator, whose product MASLDAFRVFVAVYRAGTVTGAARERHLTQPAVSAQLAALEARVGERLFTRTPRGMRPTERGEQLYAQVADAVDRLDGAARDLRLPWPQRRPLRLGCPPEFLQGFVLPRLHPGAPDLHVTLGGAREHLTLLEAGRLDALLTPEPLSSRAVTEWALLDVPFVLIGPPDWPALPADAAGEWLNARPWVSYSVDLPVTRRLFTQTFGVRFAAPQALIVPDLRAVVRAVQVGLGASLTPLFAAQEALAAGQVRELLDVRALVPTQRWRLLYRPADEAQPALQALARALSAPPVRS is encoded by the coding sequence ATGGCTTCACTGGACGCATTCCGGGTGTTCGTGGCGGTGTACCGCGCGGGCACTGTGACCGGCGCGGCGCGGGAACGGCACCTGACCCAGCCTGCGGTGAGTGCGCAGCTCGCCGCGCTGGAGGCCCGCGTGGGGGAGCGGCTGTTCACGCGGACGCCGCGCGGCATGCGGCCCACCGAGCGGGGTGAGCAGCTGTACGCGCAGGTGGCCGACGCCGTGGACCGCCTGGACGGCGCCGCCCGTGACCTGCGGCTGCCCTGGCCGCAGCGGCGGCCCCTGCGGCTGGGCTGCCCGCCTGAATTTCTGCAGGGCTTCGTGCTGCCGCGCCTGCACCCGGGCGCGCCGGACCTGCACGTCACGCTGGGCGGCGCACGGGAGCACCTGACGCTGCTGGAGGCGGGCCGGCTGGACGCCCTGCTCACCCCGGAGCCGCTGAGCAGCCGCGCGGTGACCGAGTGGGCCCTGCTGGACGTGCCGTTCGTCCTGATCGGCCCGCCTGACTGGCCTGCCCTGCCGGCCGACGCGGCGGGCGAGTGGCTGAATGCCCGGCCCTGGGTGAGTTACAGCGTGGACCTGCCGGTCACGCGCCGTTTGTTCACGCAGACGTTCGGCGTGCGCTTCGCGGCGCCTCAGGCCCTGATCGTGCCGGACCTGCGGGCGGTGGTGCGGGCTGTGCAGGTGGGTCTGGGGGCCAGCCTGACGCCCCTGTTCGCGGCGCAGGAGGCCCTGGCGGCCGGGCAGGTGCGTGAACTGCTTGACGTGCGCGCCCTGGTGCCCACGCAGCGCTGGCGGCTGCTGTACCGCCCGGCGGATGAGGCTCAACCGGCGCTGCAGGCCCTGGCGCGGGCCCTCAGCGCGCCGCCGGTCCGGTCCTGA
- a CDS encoding N-acetylmuramoyl-L-alanine amidase encodes MKRTAIFLSSGLLFTVATGSFAQSGDPFTRAVPGAATPSLQGTPTTPITLTGVQTATFGEPRFNTQGNATRVVFDLPRGVTYTLTPTFTGLRVDIQGARVLPSVTARLSDHITEYRAGGGQATLITPYPLSPTEGWRASEATIATGNRVLILELGAGVSGGASAGLQGRVLASAPTSAAAQAVLNTPLPGTLPPGDQVRSGPTLPPAPVLPGANPAQPSALQGTAPGTPRAAQLSAPRIGKSPGQTRVVLDLPPGASYRISTGQTGLTITLTGVTLTAQSGANISPELRSWNFTPGAQGGTLSLSTATATRDRSGWRAQLLPPTTGDTARLAIDLSPALADLTPLRPEDRDLQAVAPIPATRGTALLAFSANFMKPRVVIDAGHGGRDPGAVGSVIEKDVTLAVALRVRDLLAPAGVDVVLTRDSDRELNTVKNVDLQMRAAMGTPGTQLFVSIHVNAMDARNALRGYGVETWWNPNHPQSSALAALIQNRLVEQTGAFNQGLKNTQSLSVLRNSRVPAALVEIGFASHPVDGLNLKDSNYLDRVALGIAQGIREALVTGVTADQTTDAASLNARRR; translated from the coding sequence ATGAAGCGAACAGCCATCTTCCTCTCATCTGGCCTGCTGTTCACGGTCGCGACCGGCAGCTTTGCCCAGAGCGGCGATCCCTTCACGCGCGCCGTGCCCGGCGCCGCCACCCCCAGCCTGCAGGGCACCCCCACCACACCCATCACCCTGACCGGCGTTCAGACCGCCACCTTCGGCGAACCGCGCTTCAACACCCAGGGCAACGCCACACGGGTCGTGTTCGACCTGCCCCGCGGCGTCACCTACACCCTGACCCCCACCTTCACCGGCCTGCGCGTCGACATCCAGGGGGCCCGCGTGCTGCCCTCCGTCACCGCCCGGCTGAGCGATCACATCACCGAGTACCGCGCCGGCGGCGGCCAGGCCACCCTCATCACCCCCTACCCGCTGTCCCCCACCGAAGGGTGGCGCGCCAGTGAAGCCACCATCGCCACCGGCAACCGGGTCCTGATTCTTGAACTCGGCGCCGGCGTCAGTGGCGGCGCCAGCGCCGGCCTGCAGGGCCGCGTGCTTGCCAGCGCCCCCACCAGTGCCGCCGCGCAGGCCGTCCTGAACACCCCCCTGCCCGGCACCCTGCCGCCCGGCGATCAGGTCCGCAGCGGCCCCACCCTGCCCCCCGCCCCGGTGCTGCCCGGCGCGAACCCCGCCCAGCCCAGCGCCCTGCAGGGCACCGCGCCCGGCACGCCCCGCGCCGCCCAGCTGAGCGCGCCCCGCATCGGCAAGAGCCCAGGTCAGACCCGCGTGGTGCTGGATCTGCCTCCCGGTGCCAGCTACCGCATCAGCACCGGCCAGACCGGCCTGACCATCACCCTGACCGGCGTGACCCTCACCGCGCAGAGCGGCGCGAACATCAGCCCCGAACTGCGCAGCTGGAACTTCACGCCCGGCGCGCAGGGCGGCACCCTGAGCCTCAGCACCGCCACCGCCACCCGCGACCGCAGCGGCTGGCGCGCGCAGCTGTTGCCGCCCACCACGGGCGACACCGCCCGCCTCGCAATCGACCTGTCCCCGGCCCTGGCCGACCTGACCCCGCTGCGCCCGGAAGACCGCGACCTGCAGGCCGTCGCCCCCATTCCCGCCACGCGCGGCACCGCCCTGCTGGCCTTCAGCGCCAATTTCATGAAACCCCGCGTGGTCATTGACGCCGGGCACGGCGGCCGCGACCCTGGCGCCGTCGGGTCCGTCATCGAGAAGGACGTGACGCTGGCGGTCGCCCTGCGCGTGCGGGACCTGCTGGCCCCCGCCGGCGTGGACGTCGTCCTGACCCGCGACAGTGACCGGGAACTGAACACCGTCAAGAACGTGGACCTGCAGATGCGCGCCGCGATGGGCACGCCCGGCACGCAGCTGTTCGTGAGCATCCACGTGAACGCCATGGACGCCAGGAACGCCCTGCGCGGCTACGGCGTGGAAACCTGGTGGAACCCCAACCACCCCCAGAGCAGCGCCCTGGCCGCCCTGATCCAGAACCGGCTGGTGGAGCAGACCGGCGCGTTCAACCAGGGCCTGAAAAACACCCAGTCGCTGAGCGTGCTGCGCAACAGCCGCGTGCCCGCCGCGCTGGTGGAGATCGGCTTTGCCAGCCACCCGGTCGACGGTCTGAACCTGAAAGACAGCAACTACCTTGACCGCGTCGCCCTGGGCATCGCGCAGGGCATCCGCGAGGCGCTCGTGACCGGCGTGACCGCCGACCAGACGACCGACGCCGCGAGCCTGAACGCCCGGCGCCGCTGA
- a CDS encoding GNAT family N-acetyltransferase, giving the protein MWAAAWGGKDGRRAWPGVLARSLTWVTAHDGETLTGFVNVAWDGGAHAFLLDTTVHPVWQRRGVGRELVPSAAGVRQRR; this is encoded by the coding sequence GTGTGGGCGGCTGCCTGGGGAGGCAAGGACGGTAGGCGCGCCTGGCCGGGCGTGCTGGCGCGCAGTCTGACCTGGGTGACCGCGCACGACGGCGAGACCCTGACCGGGTTCGTGAATGTCGCCTGGGACGGTGGCGCTCACGCGTTCCTGCTGGACACAACGGTGCACCCGGTGTGGCAGCGACGCGGTGTGGGCCGTGAACTCGTGCCCAGCGCCGCCGGTGTGCGGCAGCGGAGGTGA
- the ftsH gene encoding ATP-dependent zinc metalloprotease FtsH, with protein MAWLLWPRSQAGELDVTAFASALSRGQVSTANITFQNGTAVVTGDLDGAPYRTRTLAADPLLTVDALQARGVNVSYAAPSRLSVLGALSLLLTVALIVGLVVLLLRSRQSSSSDAAGNFGRSRAAVIAEGQIKLTFNDVAGCDEAKQDLQEVVDFLRQPERYHQLGARIPHGVLLVGPPGSGKTLLAKAVAGEARVPYFSISGSDFVEMFVGVGAARVRDLFEQARKSAPCIVFIDEIDAVGRKRGVNMQGGNDEREQTLNQLLVEMDGFSSGQEVIILAATNRPDVLDAALLRPGRFDRQVVVDAPDVRGREMILRIHARKKPLDASVDLGVIARRTAGMVGADLENLLNEAALQAARSGRTRIVGRDVEEARDRVLMGPERRSLVVREADRKVTAYHEVGHALAAQLLPHADKAHKLTIVPRGRSLGSALYTPEDRMHHTRAALLDRICVALAGHAAEQVATGQVTTGAANDFQQATSIARRMVTEWGMSEVGQLALAQDSGNYLGYGPQQGVYSDHTAAQIDVEVARILNGQYERAVELLGEHSHVLHRLTDELVARESLSGEELQLVLAGGTLPPVEVPGRGEDGPAPSGQLTPGPA; from the coding sequence ATGGCGTGGTTGTTGTGGCCGCGTTCGCAGGCCGGTGAGCTGGACGTGACGGCGTTTGCGTCGGCCCTGTCGCGTGGGCAGGTGAGCACGGCGAACATCACGTTCCAGAACGGCACGGCCGTCGTGACCGGCGACCTCGACGGCGCGCCGTACCGCACGCGGACGCTGGCCGCCGATCCGCTGCTGACCGTGGACGCCCTGCAGGCGCGGGGCGTGAACGTTTCGTACGCGGCGCCGTCGCGGCTGAGTGTGCTGGGCGCCCTGAGCCTGCTGCTGACCGTGGCGCTGATTGTGGGCCTGGTGGTGCTGCTGCTGCGCAGCCGGCAGAGCAGCAGTTCGGACGCCGCCGGGAACTTCGGCCGGTCGCGGGCGGCGGTGATTGCCGAGGGGCAGATCAAGCTGACGTTCAACGACGTGGCCGGCTGCGACGAGGCCAAGCAGGACCTGCAGGAAGTCGTGGACTTCCTGCGCCAGCCGGAACGTTACCACCAGCTCGGCGCCCGCATTCCCCACGGGGTGCTGCTGGTCGGTCCTCCCGGCAGCGGCAAGACCCTGCTCGCCAAAGCCGTCGCCGGTGAGGCCCGCGTGCCGTACTTCAGCATCAGCGGCAGTGACTTCGTCGAGATGTTCGTCGGCGTGGGCGCCGCCCGCGTGCGCGACCTGTTCGAACAGGCCCGCAAGTCCGCGCCGTGCATCGTGTTCATCGACGAGATCGACGCGGTGGGCCGCAAACGCGGCGTGAACATGCAGGGCGGCAACGACGAGCGCGAGCAGACCCTCAACCAGCTGCTCGTGGAAATGGACGGCTTCTCCAGCGGGCAGGAGGTGATCATCCTGGCCGCCACCAACCGCCCGGACGTGCTGGACGCCGCGCTGCTGCGCCCGGGGCGCTTCGACCGGCAGGTGGTGGTGGACGCGCCGGACGTGCGGGGCCGGGAGATGATCCTGCGCATCCACGCGCGCAAGAAACCGCTGGACGCCAGCGTGGACCTGGGCGTGATCGCGCGGCGCACGGCAGGCATGGTGGGCGCGGACCTGGAGAACCTGCTGAACGAGGCGGCGCTGCAGGCGGCGCGTTCGGGGCGCACGCGGATCGTGGGGCGGGACGTGGAGGAAGCGCGCGACCGGGTGCTGATGGGGCCGGAGCGCCGCTCGCTGGTGGTGCGTGAGGCCGACCGCAAGGTCACCGCCTACCATGAGGTCGGTCACGCCCTCGCCGCCCAGCTCCTCCCCCACGCGGACAAGGCCCATAAACTGACGATTGTGCCGCGTGGCCGCAGTCTGGGCAGCGCGCTGTACACCCCGGAAGACCGCATGCACCACACGCGGGCGGCGCTGCTGGACCGGATCTGCGTGGCGCTGGCGGGGCACGCGGCCGAGCAGGTCGCCACCGGGCAGGTCACGACCGGCGCTGCGAACGATTTCCAGCAGGCGACGAGCATCGCGCGGCGCATGGTCACCGAGTGGGGCATGAGTGAGGTGGGGCAGCTGGCCCTGGCGCAGGACAGCGGCAACTACCTGGGGTACGGGCCGCAGCAGGGCGTGTACAGCGATCACACGGCCGCGCAGATTGACGTGGAGGTGGCGCGCATTCTGAACGGGCAGTACGAGCGGGCCGTGGAGCTGCTGGGTGAGCACTCGCACGTGCTGCACCGCCTGACCGATGAGCTTGTGGCGCGTGAGAGTCTCAGCGGTGAGGAACTCCAGCTGGTGCTGGCCGGTGGAACGCTGCCGCCGGTGGAGGTACCGGGCCGTGGTGAGGACGGGCCGGCCCCCAGTGGTCAGCTGACCCCCGGTCCTGCCTGA
- a CDS encoding DsbA family oxidoreductase, producing MSAPFTPSSPDKLRVDIWSDVACPWCYIGKRRLERALDDFAHKEQVEIVWHAFELDPSTPAEHPQTMRDTLAHKYGRSPAEAQGMMDHVTRTAAREGLTYQFEKARLGNTFLAHQLIHHAALHGHQDAMKERLLRAYMSEGELMSDLDTLVRLAQETGLDGSEVRAALQEGRHAQAVRQDETQAQALGISGVPFFVLGGKYGVSGAQDPATLLGALNQVWQETHPAPLTLLGAAAPADGCDDGQCAVPDRT from the coding sequence ATGAGCGCCCCCTTCACCCCCTCCAGCCCCGACAAGCTGCGCGTGGACATCTGGTCCGACGTCGCCTGCCCCTGGTGCTACATCGGCAAACGCCGCCTGGAACGCGCCCTGGACGACTTTGCCCACAAGGAGCAGGTTGAGATCGTCTGGCACGCCTTCGAACTTGACCCCAGCACCCCCGCCGAGCATCCCCAGACCATGCGCGACACCCTCGCCCACAAATACGGCCGCAGCCCCGCCGAGGCGCAGGGCATGATGGATCACGTCACCCGCACCGCCGCCCGCGAGGGCCTGACCTACCAGTTCGAGAAAGCCCGGCTGGGCAACACCTTCCTGGCGCACCAGTTGATTCATCACGCCGCCCTGCACGGTCACCAGGACGCCATGAAAGAACGCCTCCTGCGCGCCTACATGAGCGAAGGTGAACTCATGAGCGACCTGGACACCCTGGTTCGCCTGGCTCAGGAGACCGGCCTGGACGGCAGCGAGGTCCGCGCCGCGCTGCAGGAGGGCCGCCACGCCCAGGCTGTCCGGCAGGACGAAACCCAGGCGCAGGCGCTCGGCATCAGTGGCGTACCGTTCTTCGTGCTGGGCGGCAAGTACGGCGTCAGTGGCGCTCAGGACCCCGCCACCCTGCTCGGCGCGCTGAATCAGGTGTGGCAGGAAACGCACCCCGCGCCCCTGACCCTGCTCGGCGCCGCCGCGCCCGCTGACGGCTGCGACGACGGCCAGTGCGCCGTTCCCGACCGCACCTGA
- a CDS encoding c-type cytochrome encodes MNGTRTGRWTAGSVASWALGVTLGVILGIALLIVTPRLMATPQAVTTGAQAAEEDNGAPGSGTSRALDGESTASGEKGNAQGNDTANASGNGGNAAQQNAGGEGKNGTTTTASRDLGSSGDSNSNMDTGANPDSDDGPQPGVPNGGATAATEGTPDDSGTVDEQAPGSAESGQTIFASNCAGCHGAQAQGQIGPSLVTADGPKAWTLAQFTTTLREGRTPERELAPVMPRFSAQQLSDAQIADIQAWIKTQ; translated from the coding sequence ATGAATGGAACGCGAACCGGACGCTGGACGGCAGGCAGCGTGGCCTCCTGGGCCCTGGGCGTCACGCTGGGCGTCATCCTGGGCATTGCCCTGCTGATCGTCACGCCCCGCCTGATGGCCACCCCGCAGGCCGTCACGACCGGCGCGCAGGCCGCCGAGGAAGACAACGGCGCGCCCGGCAGCGGCACCAGCCGCGCCCTGGACGGCGAAAGCACCGCCAGTGGGGAGAAAGGCAACGCCCAGGGCAATGACACCGCCAACGCCAGTGGCAACGGTGGGAACGCCGCCCAGCAGAACGCCGGGGGCGAAGGCAAGAACGGCACCACAACCACCGCCAGCCGCGACCTGGGCAGCAGCGGCGATTCCAACAGCAACATGGACACCGGCGCGAACCCCGACAGTGACGACGGCCCCCAGCCGGGCGTGCCCAACGGCGGCGCCACGGCCGCCACCGAAGGCACCCCCGACGACAGCGGCACGGTCGACGAGCAGGCTCCCGGCAGCGCCGAATCCGGCCAGACGATCTTTGCAAGCAACTGCGCCGGCTGCCACGGCGCCCAGGCCCAGGGGCAGATCGGCCCCAGCCTCGTCACGGCCGACGGCCCCAAGGCGTGGACTCTGGCGCAGTTCACCACCACCCTGCGTGAAGGGCGTACCCCCGAGCGTGAACTTGCCCCCGTCATGCCCCGCTTCAGCGCCCAGCAGCTCAGCGACGCGCAGATCGCGGACATTCAGGCCTGGATCAAGACCCAGTAA
- a CDS encoding BioF/Kbl family PLP-dependent acyltransferase, translating to MSTSLSERLSQELGSLRESGLLIHPRVLDAPQRARTTVDGRAVVNLASNNYLGFADHPALKARAAEYLQKWGAGAGAVRTIAGTLRIHEDLEEQIAQFKHTGSALVLHSGFTTNQGVLGALLKEGDLVVSDELNHASIIDGLRLTKATRKVFRHADPADLERVLRENPCEGLVMVVTDGVFSMDGDLAPLDQLVAVARRFGAVTYVDDAHGSGVMGESGRGTVHHFGFEYADDVIQVGTLSKAWGGVGGYAAGHANLRELLINRARPYLFSTAQPPAVVGALAAALDEVQRDPTLMKRLWDNTRFFKAELARLGFDTFGSVTPITPVIFGEAPAAFEASRRLFDEGIFAVGLGFPTVPRNLARIRNIVTAEHTRDDLEKALGAYERVGRALGTIGG from the coding sequence ATGTCCACTTCCCTGTCCGAACGCCTGAGTCAAGAGCTCGGCAGCCTGCGCGAGTCGGGCCTGCTGATCCACCCCCGTGTGCTGGACGCCCCGCAGCGTGCCCGCACCACCGTGGACGGCCGCGCCGTGGTGAATCTCGCCAGTAACAACTACCTGGGCTTTGCGGACCACCCCGCCCTGAAAGCCCGGGCCGCCGAGTACCTGCAGAAGTGGGGCGCGGGCGCCGGCGCGGTGCGGACCATTGCCGGCACGCTGCGGATCCACGAGGACCTGGAAGAGCAGATTGCGCAGTTCAAGCACACCGGGAGCGCCCTGGTGCTGCACAGCGGCTTCACCACCAACCAGGGCGTGTTGGGTGCCCTGCTGAAAGAAGGGGACCTGGTGGTCAGTGACGAGCTGAACCACGCCAGCATCATCGACGGGCTGCGCCTGACCAAAGCCACCCGCAAGGTGTTCAGGCACGCCGACCCGGCCGACCTGGAGCGCGTGCTGCGCGAGAATCCCTGCGAAGGTCTGGTGATGGTCGTCACGGACGGCGTCTTCAGCATGGACGGTGACCTGGCGCCGCTGGATCAGCTGGTGGCTGTGGCGCGGCGCTTCGGGGCGGTCACGTACGTGGATGACGCGCACGGCAGCGGCGTGATGGGCGAATCAGGCCGTGGCACCGTGCATCACTTTGGCTTTGAGTACGCCGACGACGTGATTCAGGTGGGCACGCTGAGCAAGGCCTGGGGGGGCGTGGGCGGGTACGCGGCCGGGCACGCGAACCTGCGCGAACTGCTGATCAATCGCGCCCGGCCGTACCTGTTCAGCACCGCGCAGCCGCCGGCCGTGGTGGGCGCACTGGCTGCCGCGCTTGATGAGGTGCAGCGCGACCCCACCCTGATGAAGCGCCTGTGGGACAACACCCGCTTCTTCAAGGCGGAACTGGCGCGTCTGGGCTTTGACACGTTCGGGAGCGTCACGCCGATCACGCCCGTGATTTTCGGGGAGGCGCCCGCCGCGTTCGAGGCGAGCCGCCGCCTGTTTGACGAGGGGATCTTCGCGGTGGGTCTGGGCTTCCCGACCGTGCCCCGCAACCTCGCGCGTATCCGCAACATCGTGACAGCCGAGCACACGCGCGACGACCTGGAGAAGGCCCTGGGGGCCTACGAGCGCGTGGGCCGCGCCCTGGGCACCATCGGCGGGTAG
- the ubiE gene encoding bifunctional demethylmenaquinone methyltransferase/2-methoxy-6-polyprenyl-1,4-benzoquinol methylase UbiE, which yields MTKRPPVGDKQDKGRDVQAMFASIAPRYDLLNRVLSLGVDRGWRRAAAQEALALHPARVLDVATGTADFALELKRRAPQAEVTGSDFVPEMLAIGREKARARHLHIALEEGDALNLPYPDGSFDTVTCAFGFRNFADYARGLAEFHRVLAPGGRAVILEFPPPAPGVFGQVFRFYFQHVLPRVGGLISGNAGAYSYLPESVLAFPNPERLAQLMRASGFRTRYRLLTFGIAAIHVGDRL from the coding sequence ATGACGAAGCGGCCGCCGGTGGGCGACAAGCAGGACAAGGGCCGGGACGTGCAGGCGATGTTCGCCAGCATCGCCCCGCGTTACGACCTTCTGAACCGGGTCCTGAGCCTGGGCGTGGACCGGGGCTGGCGCCGCGCCGCGGCGCAGGAGGCCCTGGCGCTGCACCCGGCGCGGGTGCTGGATGTGGCGACCGGCACGGCGGACTTCGCCCTGGAACTCAAGCGCCGCGCCCCGCAGGCCGAGGTGACCGGCAGTGACTTCGTGCCGGAGATGCTCGCCATCGGGCGGGAGAAGGCCCGCGCCCGGCACCTGCACATTGCGCTGGAGGAAGGGGACGCCCTGAACCTTCCCTACCCCGACGGGAGTTTCGATACGGTCACCTGCGCGTTCGGCTTCCGGAACTTCGCGGATTACGCCCGGGGGCTTGCTGAGTTTCACCGGGTGCTGGCGCCGGGCGGCCGGGCCGTGATTCTGGAGTTCCCGCCGCCCGCGCCGGGCGTGTTCGGGCAGGTGTTCCGTTTCTACTTTCAGCACGTGCTGCCGCGCGTGGGTGGCCTGATCAGCGGGAATGCCGGGGCGTACTCGTACCTGCCCGAGAGCGTGCTGGCCTTCCCGAACCCCGAGCGGCTGGCGCAGCTGATGCGCGCTTCGGGGTTCCGCACGCGCTACCGTCTGCTGACCTTTGGGATTGCCGCGATTCACGTGGGTGACCGGCTGTAG
- a CDS encoding class I SAM-dependent methyltransferase, with the protein MTSSAQQFNAHADKYATSEVHRAGPSLPVLLNLAAPTPADTALDVATGTGNTALALAAHAGHVTGLDVAEGMLAHARARAEREAVRNAAFMTGSAEALPFPDAQFTLLTSRHAPHHFQHLDRFLSEAWRVLRPGGRLVIADQISPAPDLQAWTDTYQHLRDPSHHTQRTADAWRTLSEAAGFTWGPATTVPYRLAFDWWTAQSGCTPDTVQRLQAHAAALSPADQARAGLILNPEGQLIAHLEPMLVVRLDKPARS; encoded by the coding sequence ATGACCAGCAGCGCCCAGCAGTTCAACGCCCACGCCGACAAGTACGCCACCAGCGAGGTTCACCGCGCCGGGCCCAGCCTGCCGGTGCTGCTGAACCTCGCGGCCCCCACGCCGGCCGACACGGCCCTGGACGTGGCAACCGGAACCGGGAACACCGCCCTGGCCCTGGCCGCTCACGCCGGGCACGTGACGGGCCTGGACGTCGCCGAAGGCATGCTGGCGCACGCCCGCGCCCGCGCGGAACGCGAGGCCGTGCGCAACGCCGCGTTCATGACGGGTTCCGCCGAGGCGCTTCCCTTCCCGGACGCGCAGTTCACGCTGCTGACCTCCCGGCACGCTCCGCATCACTTTCAGCATCTGGACCGCTTCCTGAGTGAAGCCTGGCGGGTGCTGCGCCCCGGTGGCCGGCTGGTGATTGCCGACCAGATCAGTCCGGCGCCCGACCTGCAGGCCTGGACGGACACCTACCAGCACCTGCGCGACCCCAGCCACCACACGCAGCGCACCGCCGACGCGTGGCGCACCCTCAGTGAGGCCGCCGGGTTCACGTGGGGACCGGCCACCACCGTGCCCTACCGCCTGGCGTTCGACTGGTGGACCGCGCAGAGCGGCTGCACGCCGGACACAGTGCAGCGCCTGCAGGCGCACGCCGCGGCCCTCAGCCCCGCCGATCAGGCGCGCGCCGGCCTGATTCTGAACCCTGAAGGGCAACTGATCGCGCACCTTGAACCCATGCTGGTCGTCCGCCTGGACAAACCCGCCCGCAGCTGA